From one Catenuloplanes nepalensis genomic stretch:
- a CDS encoding NUDIX domain-containing protein: MTPALEPLRRIAAYALCTDSDGRVLLVRASPRSGTPGAWSLPGGAVDHGENPNDTVVRETAAETGLSVAVAGLHDVVADMRALPHKGITIHTDRLIYTVTIRGGSLIDRVGQPTDLARWFTLDEAAALPLRPFAATALGLAPASVDLRPDEAPDFPSFYAYPGPDGLHRAQRFAAYAVATDPDGRILLTRIAADYPGGGCWHLPGGGTDYGEQPGAALLRELLEETGQPGEIVELLGVGSHRDPASLGPEGYPIDWHGVRAFYRVAVDRPCPPTIHDVGGSTDDVRWFTMAEVAALAESEMTEVTIEAMRAAELP; this comes from the coding sequence GTGACACCCGCGCTTGAGCCGCTCCGCAGGATCGCGGCATATGCACTTTGTACCGATTCCGACGGCCGTGTGCTGCTGGTGCGGGCAAGTCCCCGCTCCGGCACGCCCGGCGCCTGGTCCCTGCCCGGCGGTGCCGTCGACCACGGCGAGAACCCGAACGACACCGTGGTCCGCGAGACCGCCGCCGAGACCGGGCTCTCCGTCGCCGTCGCCGGCCTGCACGACGTGGTGGCGGACATGCGCGCGCTTCCGCACAAGGGCATCACGATCCACACGGACCGGCTGATCTACACCGTTACGATCCGCGGCGGTTCGCTGATCGACCGAGTCGGCCAGCCGACCGATCTGGCCCGCTGGTTCACGCTCGACGAGGCGGCCGCGCTGCCGCTGCGCCCGTTCGCCGCGACCGCGCTCGGGCTCGCACCCGCGTCGGTGGACCTGCGGCCGGACGAGGCGCCGGACTTCCCGTCGTTCTACGCGTACCCGGGGCCGGACGGCCTGCACCGGGCGCAGCGGTTCGCGGCGTACGCGGTCGCCACCGACCCGGACGGCCGCATTTTGCTCACCCGGATCGCGGCCGACTACCCCGGCGGCGGCTGCTGGCACCTGCCCGGCGGTGGCACCGACTACGGCGAGCAGCCCGGTGCCGCGCTGCTCCGCGAGCTGCTGGAGGAGACCGGCCAGCCCGGCGAGATCGTCGAGTTGCTCGGCGTGGGCAGCCACCGCGACCCGGCCTCGCTCGGCCCGGAGGGCTACCCGATCGACTGGCACGGCGTGCGTGCGTTCTACCGCGTCGCGGTCGACCGTCCGTGCCCGCCGACCATCCACGACGTCGGCGGGTCCACGGACGACGTCCGCTGGTTCACCATGGCCGAGGTGGCCGCGCTGGCCGAGTCGGAGATGACCGAGGTGACCATCGAGGCCATGCGGGCGGCCGAACTCCCGTAG
- a CDS encoding NUDIX hydrolase encodes MEQKRRIAAYGICRDEDGRVLLTRASAFSDTPGVWQVPGGDLKHGEHPEWAVVREFAEQTGLAVRATGLHTVLSDVAPLPFRDLTLHHDRVIFDVAMEGGDLRHEADGSIDLVRWVERAELGTLPLLPFTARLLGVPANAELVEETLRTAARVGLPETVATPSAGPRGQRFAAYGLVTDPEGRVLLTKIAGAYPGAGRWHLPGGGTDFGEQPDTGFLRELVEEAGQHGRVTGLLRVSHRRNPAARGPEGHPIDWHSVRVTYTAVVDEPTPPVVTEAAGGSTAEARWFSPAEARTLALSDVAQAALEWLHGQVRAAPAPRR; translated from the coding sequence GTGGAGCAGAAGAGACGGATCGCCGCCTACGGCATATGCCGCGACGAGGACGGCCGGGTGCTGCTGACCCGGGCGTCCGCCTTCTCTGACACGCCGGGTGTGTGGCAGGTCCCCGGCGGCGACCTCAAGCACGGTGAGCACCCGGAGTGGGCGGTCGTCCGCGAGTTCGCGGAGCAGACCGGCCTGGCGGTGCGCGCCACCGGCCTGCACACCGTGCTCTCCGACGTCGCGCCGCTGCCGTTCCGCGACCTGACACTGCACCACGATCGGGTGATCTTCGATGTGGCGATGGAGGGCGGCGACCTACGGCACGAGGCGGACGGTTCCATCGACCTGGTTCGCTGGGTCGAGCGGGCCGAACTCGGGACGCTGCCGCTGCTGCCGTTCACCGCGCGGCTGCTCGGCGTGCCGGCGAACGCTGAGCTGGTCGAGGAGACACTGCGGACCGCGGCCCGGGTCGGCCTGCCGGAGACGGTCGCGACGCCGTCCGCCGGGCCACGGGGGCAGAGGTTCGCCGCCTACGGTCTGGTGACGGACCCGGAGGGGCGGGTGCTGCTGACGAAGATCGCCGGGGCGTACCCGGGGGCCGGCCGCTGGCACCTGCCCGGCGGTGGCACCGACTTCGGTGAACAGCCGGACACCGGGTTCCTCCGCGAACTGGTCGAAGAGGCAGGCCAGCACGGCCGCGTCACCGGCCTGCTGCGCGTCTCGCACCGGCGCAATCCGGCCGCGCGCGGGCCCGAGGGGCATCCGATCGACTGGCACTCGGTGCGCGTCACGTACACCGCGGTGGTGGACGAGCCGACGCCGCCGGTGGTGACGGAGGCGGCCGGCGGGTCAACGGCCGAGGCGCGCTGGTTCAGCCCGGCGGAGGCGCGCACGCTGGCGCTCTCCGACGTCGCTCAGGCCGCGTTGGAGTGGCTGCACGGACAGGTCAGGGCGGCACCCGCTCCGCGCCGCTGA